Proteins from one Triticum aestivum cultivar Chinese Spring chromosome 7A, IWGSC CS RefSeq v2.1, whole genome shotgun sequence genomic window:
- the LOC123150978 gene encoding proline-rich receptor-like protein kinase PERK8: protein MRTLLQAKGGGRGAGAGAADAAADAVDTVTGTTPPPSSTDDSPPPPASDPPPSPSSSSSPPPPSPSSPSDPPPSPSSPPPSPPLAPPPSPAASSPPPPEVSPPPPPVASPPPPPDAFPPPPPSPVSAAPPPADAAPPPPDNAPLPPDNAAAPPPSPTQAAPPTQSQAKPPSSKASPPPAAEEPTASPVVDATPPPKQPAVDYAPPPSARTSSSATAHSPPASAVTPPTADRSVTAPAPPSTGGGMSSGATAGVAVVAVIAFLCFAGVFVCLTKRRKRKYSDQYYPGFAAPPYTPQHMSGEAPFLRVPSAPGSGNFSQPGMSAMMSQSYGNQQQQQQQQYQYQQQPPPPQFASANYSSTMGSQGPARSMATSGDLSVGNSKSFSFDELYEITGGFSRDKLLGEGGFGCVFKGTLGDGREVAVKQLKGGGGQGEREFQAEVEIISRVHHRHLVSLVGYCISEDHRLLVYDFVANDTMHHNLHGRGRPVMDWPTRVKIAAGSARGLAYLHEDCHPRIIHRDIKSSNILLDDNFEAQVADFGLARLAENDVTHVSTRVMGTFGYLAPEYASTGKLTEKSDVFSFGVVLLELITGRKPVDSSRPLGDESLVEWSRPLLNRAIDEQEFEELVDPRLDGNYDDVEMFRVIEAAAACIRHSAARRPKMGQVVRILDSLTLNDVDLTNGVQPGKSQMFNAANTADIRQFQRMAFGSQDFSSSEYTQSKASLSGRRDL, encoded by the exons ATGAGAACTCTGCTCCAAGCTAAAGGCGGTGGTCGcggtgccggtgccggtgccgcCGACGCGGCCGCCGATGCAGTAGACACCGTGACAGGTAccacgccgccgccctcctccaccgaCGATTCGCCGCCGCCTCCTGCTTCCGACCCTCCTCCTTCACCCTCGTCGTCCTCTTCTCCACCGCCGCCTTCCCCGTCATCTCCCTCGGACCCACCGCCGTCTCCGTCTTCGCCCCCGCCATCACCGCCACTCGCGCCGCCTCCTTCGCCCGCGGCGTCTTCTCCCCCTCCGCCGGAGGtatcgccgcctcctccgccggtgGCATCCCCGCCGCCTCCACCTGATGCATTCCCTCCTCCGCCACCCTCCCCGGTCTCTGCTGCCCCGCCCCCGGCAGACGCCGCACCGCCCCCGCCTGATAATGCCCCGCTGCCACCGGATAACGCGGCCGCGCCCCCGCCTTCTCCCACTCAGGCGGCGCCGCCAACGCAGTCGCAGGCCAAGCCGCCTTCTTCCAAAGCGTCGCCTCCGCCTGCCGCCGAGGAGCCAACGGCGTCTCCGGTGGTGGACGCCACGCCGCCACCGAAGCAACCCGCCGTGGATTATGCGCCGCCTCCGTCGGCGCGGACGAGCTCATCTGCCACGGCGCACTCACCTCCTGCCTCAGCGGTAACACCGCCCACGGCTGATAGAAGCGTGACGGCACCGGCACCGCCAAGCACCGGTGGCGGCATGAGCTCCGGCGCCACGGCGGGCGTGGCAGTCGTGGCCGTGATCGCCTTCCTCTGCTTCGCGGGCGTGTTCGTCTGCCTGACGAAGCGGCGGAAGCGGAAGTACTCGGACCAGTACTACCCGGGCTTCGCCGCGCCGCCGTACACGCCGCAGCACATGTCCGGCGAGGCGCCGTTCCTACGGGTGCCGTCCGCGCCGGGGTCGGGGAACTTCAGCCAGCCGGGAATGTCGGCGATGATGAGCCAGTCGTACgggaaccagcagcagcagcagcagcagcagtaccagtaccagcagcagccgccgccgccgcagttcGCGTCGGCGAACTACAGCAGCACGATGGGGAGCCAGGGGCCGGCTCGGAGCATGGCGACGTCGGGCGACCTCAGCGTGGGCAACAGCAAGTCGTTCTCGTTCGACGAGCTGTACGAGATCACGGGCGGGTTCTCGCGCGACAAGCTGCTCGGGGAGGGCGGGTTCGGGTGCGTGTTCAAGGGCACGCTCGGCGACGGCCGGGAGGTGGCCGTGAAGCAGCTCAAGGGCGGCGGCGGGCAGGGGGAGCGCGAGTTCCAGGCGGAGGTGGAGATCATCAGCCGCGTCCACCACCGCCACCTCGTCTCCCTCGTCGGCTACTGCATCTCCGAGGACCACCGCCTCCTCGTCTACGACTTCGTCGCCAACGACACCATGCACCACAACCTCCACG ggagggggaggccggtgaTGGACTGGCCGACGAGGGTGAAGATCGCGGCGGGATCGGCGCGCGGGTTGGCATACCTGCACGAGGATT GTCATCCAAGGATCATCCACAGGGACATCAAGTCATCCAACATCCTGCTCGATGACAACTTCGAAGCTCAG GTCGCGGATTTCGGGCTCGCCAGGCTCGCGGAGAACGACGTGACGCACGTCTCCACGCGCGTGATGGGCACATTCGG GTACTTGGCGCCGGAGTACGCTTCGACGGGGAAGCTGACGGAGAAATCGGACGTGTTCTCCTTCGGCGTGGTGCTGCTGGAGCTCATCACCGGGCGGAAGCCCGTCGACTCGTCCCGCCCCCTCGGCGACGAGAGCCTCGTGGAGTGG TCGAGGCCGCTGCTGAACCGCGCGATCGACGAGCAGGAGTTCGAGGAGCTGGTGGACCCGCGCCTCGACGGCAACTACGACGACGTCGAGATGTTCCGCGtcatcgaggcggcggcggcgtgcatCCGGCACTCGGCCGCGAGGAGGCCCAAGATGGGGCAG GTCGTTAGGATCCTGGACAGCCTGACCCTGAACGACGTGGACCTGACCAACGGCGTGCAGCCCGGGAAGAGTCAGATGTTCAACGCCGCCAACACGGCGGACATCAGGCAGTTCCAGCGGATGGCGTTCGGCAGCCAGGACTTCAGCTCCTCCGAGTACACCCAGTCCAAGGCCAGCCTGAGCGGCAGGAGGGATCTGTAG